In Arvicola amphibius chromosome 1, mArvAmp1.2, whole genome shotgun sequence, one DNA window encodes the following:
- the Npas4 gene encoding neuronal PAS domain-containing protein 4, with protein MYRSTKGASKARRDQINAEIRNLKELLPLAEADKVRLSYLHIMSLACIYTRKGVFFAGGTPLAGPTGLLSAQELEDIVAALPGFLLVFTAEGKLLYLSESVSEHLGHSMVDLVAQGDSIYDIIDPADHLTVRQQLTMPSALDADRLFRCRFNTSKSLRRQSAGNKLVLIRGRFHAHPPGAYWAGNPVFTAFCAPLEPRPRPGPGPGPGPGPASLFLAMFQSRHAKDLALLDISESVLIYLGFERSELLCKSWYGLLHPEDLAHASSQHYRLLAENGDIQAEMVVRLQAKHGGWAWIYCMLYSEGPEGPITANNYPISDTEAWSLRQQLNSEDTQAAYVLGTPAILPSFPENVFSQEQCSNPVFMPALGRSRSTTFPRAPELGVISTAEELPQPSKELDFSYLPFPSRPEPSLQADLSKDLVCTPPYTPHQPGGCAFLFSLHEPFQTHLPTPSSSLQEQLTPSTVTFSDQLTPSSATFPDPLTSSLQGQLSETSARSYEDQLTPCTSTFPDQLLPSTATFPEPLGSPTHEQLTPPSTAFQAHLNSPSQTFPEQLSPNPTKTYFTQEGCSFLYEKLPPSPSSPGNGDCTLLALAQLRGPLSVDVPLVPEGLLTPEASPVKQSFFQYSEKEQNEIDRLIQQISQLAQGMDRPFSAEAGTGGLESLGGLEPLNPNLSLSGAGPPVLSLDLKPWKCQELDFLVDPDNLFLEETPVEDIFMDLSTPDPNGEWGSGDPETEVPGGALSPCNNLSPEDHSFLEDLATYETAFETSVSTFPYEGFADELHQLQSQVQDSFHEDGSGGEPTF; from the exons ATGTACCGATCCACCAAGGGCGCCTCCAAGGCGCGCCGCGACCAGATCAACGCCGAGATCCGGAACCTCAAGGAACTGCTGCCGTTGGCTGAAGCGGACAAGGTCCGGCTGTCCTACCTGCACATTATGAGTCTTGCCTGCATCTACACTCGCAAGGGTGTCTTCTTTGCTGGAG GCACTCCTCTGGCTGGCCCCACGGGACTTCTGTCAGCTCAAGAGCTTGAAGACATCGTGGCAGCACTACCTGGATTTCTGCTTGTGTTCACAGCTGAGGGGAAATTGCTATACCTGTCTGAAAGTGTGAGCGAGCATCTGGGCCATTCTATG gtGGACCTGGTTGCCCAGGGTGACAGTATCTACGACATCATTGACCCTGCTGACCATCTCACTGTTCGCCAGCAGCTCACCATGCCCTCTGCTCTGGATGCTG ATCGTCTTTTCCGTTGCCGATTCAACACCTCCAAGTCCCTCCGGCGCCAGAGTGCAGGCAACAAACTGGTGCTTATTCGAGGTCGATTCCATGCTCACCCACCTGGAGCCTACTGGGCAGGAAACCCCGTGTTCACAGCTTTCTGTGCACCCCTGGAGCCAAGACCccgccctggccctggccctggccctggtcCTGGTCCTGCTTCACTCTTCCTAGCCATGTTCCAGAGCCGGCATGCTAAGGACCTAGCCCTACTGGACATCTCTGAAAG TGTCCTAATCTACCTGGGCTTTGAGCGCAGCGAACTGCTCTGTAAGTCATGGTATGGACTGCTACACCCTGAGGACCTGGCCCACGCTTCTTCTCAACACTACCGCCTGT tgGCTGAAAATGGAGATATCCAGGCAGAAATGGTAGTGAGACTTCAAGCCAAGCATGGAGGCTGGGCATGGATTTACTGCATGCTGTACTCAGAAGGTCCAGAAGGCCCTATTACTGCCAATAACTACCCTATCAG TGACACGGAAGCCTGGAGCCTCCGCCAGCAGCTAAATTCTGAAGACACCCAGGCTGCATATGTCCTAGGAACCCCAGCCATCCTACCCTCATTCCCTGAGAATGTCTTCTCCCAGGAGCAGTGTTCTAACCCAGTCTTTATGCCAGCTCTGGGACGTTCTAGAAGCACTACCTTCCCCAGGGCGCCTGAGCTAGGTGTGATCTCAACAGCAGAAGAGCTTCCCCAACCCTCCAAAGAGCTGGACTTCAGTTACCTGCCATTCCCTTCGAggcctgagccttctctccaagcAGACCTGAGCAAAGATTTGGTGTGTACTCCACCTTACACACCCCATCAGCCAGGAGGCTGTGCTTTCCTCTTCAGTCTCCATGAACCATTCCAGACTCACTTGCCCACTCCATCCAGCTCTCTTCAAGAACAGCTGACGCCAAGCACCGTGACTTTCTCTGACCAGTTGACACCCAGCAGTGCAACCTTCCCAGATCCACTAACAAGTTCACTACAAGGACAGCTGAGCGAAACCTCAGCCAGAAGCTATGAAGACCAATTGACTCCATGCACTTCTACCTTCCCAGACCAGCTGCTTCCTAGCACTGCCACATTCCCAGAACCTCTGGGGAGTCCCACCCATGAGCAGCTGACTCCTCCCAGCACAGCGTTCCAAGCACACCTGAACAGTCCCAGCCAAACCTTCCCAGAGCAACTGAGCCCCAATCCTACCAAGACTTACTTCACCCAGGAGGGATGCAGTTTTCTCTATGAGAAGTTGCCCCCAAGTCCTAGCAGCCCTGGTAATGGGGACTGCACACTCCTGGCCCTAGCTCAGCTCCGGGGCCCCCTCTCTGTGGATGTTCCCCTGGTGCCTGAAGGCCTGCTCACACCTGAGGCCTCTCCAGTCAAGCAAAGTTTCTTTCAGTACTCTGAGAAAGAGCAAAATGAGATAGATCGTCTCATCCAGCAGATCAGCCAATTGGCTCAGGGCATGGACAGACCCTTTTCAGCTGAGGCTGGCACCGGGGGGCTGGAGTCACTCGGAGGGCTGGAGCCCCTGAACCCCAACTTGTCCCTGTCAGGGGCTGGACCCCCTGTGCTTAGCCTGGATCTGAAGCCCTGGAAATGCCAGGAGCTGGACTTCCTGGTTGATCCTGACAATTTATTCCTGGAAGAGACGCCAGTGGAAGACATCTTCATGGATCTCTCTACTCCAGACCCCAATGGGGAATGGGGCTCAGGGGATCCTGAGACAGAGGTCCCAGGAGGGGCCCTGTCACCTTGCAACAACCTGTCCCCAGAAGATCACAGCTTCCTGGAGGACTTGGCCACCTATGAAACCGCCTTTGAGACAAGTGTCTCAACATTCCCCTACGAAGGGTTTGCTGATGAGTTGCATCAACTCCAGAGCCAAGTTCAAGACAGCTTCCATGAAG atggAAGTGGAGGGGAACCAACGTTTTGA